Proteins encoded in a region of the Zea mays cultivar B73 chromosome 4, Zm-B73-REFERENCE-NAM-5.0, whole genome shotgun sequence genome:
- the LOC100273079 gene encoding Phosphatidylinositol N-acetylglucosaminyltransferase subunit C-like → MKSSDGNQIKLQPMWRKVAYGGRQSGYDDNYTDESFLEEMVMNANVVKRDLLKVMIDSVSISQYLCIVALVVSTWTLTLNLDIDESTLLKLDVGLLLVGFWVLLLTTCPFSLKLLTKYVLNISFFISGLYVLAPIYHTLTRSISSDSIWALAVSLLLVHLFLHDYSGSTIRPPGALNNPKLTSNISLNASIVASVLVASRLPSRLHVFAIMLFSLQVFLFAPLITFCVKKYHFRLHLLFSFTLMAVALSVTYQLHRMFFTVLLALLVFVSIVCPYWLIRIQEYKFEINGPWDEAKLCFDITE, encoded by the coding sequence ATGAAGAGCAGCGACGGAAACCAAATCAAGTTACAACCAATGTGGAGAAAAGTTGCCTATGGGGGAAGGCAGTCAGGATATGATGATAACTACACTGACGAGTCCTTCCTTGAGGAGATGGTTATGAATGCCAATGTCGTCAAGAGGGACCTTCTGAAAGTGATGATCGACTCTGTATCCATATCACAGTATCTTTGCATCGTCGCTCTTGTGGTTTCTACATGGACCCTAACGCTGAACTTGGACATTGATGAATCTACTCTCCTCAAACTAGATGTTGGTCTTCTCCTTGTTGGGTTCTGGGTCCTCTTGCTCACAACTTGTCCGTTCTCGCTGAAGCTTCTGACAAAGTATGTCCTCAATATATCATTCTTCATAAGCGGTCTTTATGTTCTCGCACCAATTTATCATACCCTCACCAGGTCCATCAGTTCAGATTCAATATGGGCCCTTGCTGTATCTCTTCTGCTGGTTCATCTATTTTTACACGATTACTCTGGTTCAACCATAAGGCCTCCAGGCGCATTGAACAACCCAAAATTAACTAGCAACATCTCCTTGAATGCATCGATAGTAGCCTCTGTCCTTGTGGCTTCGCGGCTGCCATCAAGGCTGCACGTCTTCGCAATCATGTTGTTCTCCTTGCAAGTCTTCCTCTTTGCACCCCTCATTACTTTCTGTGTGAAGAAATACCATTTTAGGCTTCATCTGCTATTCTCCTTCACGCTAATGGCTGTGGCCCTGAGTGTCACATACCAGTTGCATCGAATGTTCTTCACTGTTCTATTGGCGCTACTTGTTTTTGTCTCAATCGTTTGCCCTTACTGGCTTATAAGGATTCAGGAATACAAGTTTGAGATCAATGGCCCCTGGGATGAAGCAAAACTCTGCTTTGATATAACTGAATAG